GACCACCGGTGCGTTCCTTGCATCTGCCAATTTGATGGGGTGCACAGCCATGCTGTTCGAGGATGGCAGATACAAGGAAACGGTCGATCGCTTCCTGGTAAGCGAAAACGGCAAGAAACTCGTCGTGCTCGGCAAGCAATATCACTACATCCTGGATATGCCCGAGCATCTTCAGGCGGTGCTGTCGGCTCCTTACCGGAAACGGGTCACGGCGTCTCTCTATGACTTTGTCGCGGAAGGCGACAAGATCACCGGAAAATTTAACCTTCAAGTCCATGACGCCCGCACCCGCATGACAGCGGAAGACCGTCAACGCGCACTGGCAGACGGATTTACAGAGCATTACGGAGTTCTTGCGCTGCAAGGTTCTGTGAGCGGCACACGCTACCGAACGGATGGTTTCAAGCAGGAGCAGGTGCCGTCCGCATTCAACGAGCCCTACGAAATCAATGTGACTGACGCGATCACGCCAGCCGGCAAAGCCGTCCGGCTCCTTGCCACGCCTGTGACCCTGACGGCCGATGGCGCGCTTGTGATCGGTGCGGTTGTGTTGTTCCCCTTGATCGTCGTTTTGGTTGCTCCAAGTGCCGCGCTTGCAGTCGGGCCATGACACTGCTCTGTGGACCGTTTCGTTTCTCGTAAAGACAAGTAGCAACGGAGGCATTCGATGCGAGGAATCATCCGAGTAGGTGACCTCACCAGCCACGGCGGCCGTGTGGAAACCGGCTGGAGTTGCCCCTGTAACTCAGGACACGCGAACACCGTTAGGTTGATGACGCGGCAGCACGCCTGAACTCGCGAGGCGAGCGGTATTTCAGGGCTTTGTGCGGGTGACGCTCGTTGTAATGCTCAAACGCAACAGCCAGACGCGAGAGCGCCGTTGGCGCATCGGGCTTGTCCATATAGGCGACGTAATTGTGCTTCATGGTCTTCACGAATGATTCGGCCATGCCATTGCTCTGCGGCGAACGCACGGGCGTGGTCAGTGGCTCCAGGCCCAGCTCGCGCGCAAAGCGGCGCGTGCGGTGGTCGATGTAGGCCGAGCCATTGTCCGTCAGCCATTCGATGGGCTGAGTAGCCTGCGTGGTGCCGAAACGCTGTTCCACCGCAGCCAGCATCACGTCACGCACTACGTCACCGCTATGTCCGCCTGTGGTTGCCGCCCAGCTAATCGCTTCTCGGTCGCAGCAGTCCAACGCGAACGTTACGCGCAGCGGCGTGCCATCGTCGCAACGGAATTCGAAGCCATCCGAGCACCAACGAGCATTGCTCCGGTCCACGGCTACCCGACCGTCGTGTCGCCGCTTGTCTCGACGCACGCCAGGACGGCTCAGCAGCAACTGATGCTCGCGCATGACCCGATAGACGCGCTTGTGGTTGATGCACGGCGCGCCGACTATCTCACGACTGCGTCGCAGCAGCGCCCAGATGCGCCGGTAGCCGTAGGTCGGCAAGTGCGCCACATGGGCCAGGATTTCCTCGACCAGTTCCGTGTCGTCGGTCAGCTTGGCACGGCGACCATCTTGCCAACCGGACGAGCGAACCTGCTTCACCGCCACGCCAGAGCGCGCCACGCCGAGAACTTCGCAGACCGTTTTCAATGGTCGTCCCCCGGCAACAAGGGCGAGCGCGCAATCAGGTTTTTTGACCGACCCCACTCGACGGCTTCTTTCAGGATTTCGACTTCCATCGTTTTCTTTCCGAGTAGCCGCTGCAGTTCCTTGATTTCCTTGATGGCTGCGGCCAGCTCCGATGCAGGCACAACGGTTTCGCCCGCTTGCACTGCCGCCAGGCTGCCTTCCTGGTATTGCTTGCGCCAGCCGAACACCTGGTTCGGGTTCACGCCGTGCCGCCGCGCAACGGCAGACACCGATGCGCCCGGTGCCAGCGTTTCCTGCACGATGGCGATTTTT
The sequence above is a segment of the Ralstonia nicotianae genome. Coding sequences within it:
- a CDS encoding IS3 family transposase (programmed frameshift); this encodes MEVLTEPERRRRRTAQEKIAIVQETLAPGASVSAVARRHGVNPNQVFGWRKQYQEGSLAAVQAGETVVPASELAAAIKEIKELQRLLGKKTMEVEILKEAVEWGRFKKPDCALALVAGGRPLKTVCEVLGVARSGVAVKQVRSSGWQDGRRAKLTDDTELVEEILAHVAHLPTYGYRRIWALLRRSREIVGAPCINHKRVYRVMREHQLLLSRPGVRRDKRRHDGRVAVDRSNARWCSDGFEFRCDDGTPLRVTFALDCCDREAISWAATTGGHSGDVVRDVMLAAVEQRFGTTQATQPIEWLTDNGSAYIDHRTRRFARELGLEPLTTPVRSPQSNGMAESFVKTMKHNYVAYMDKPDAPTALSRLAVAFEHYNERHPHKALKYRSPREFRRAAASST